The Gadus macrocephalus chromosome 21, ASM3116895v1 genome has a segment encoding these proteins:
- the tulp4a gene encoding tubby-related protein 4a isoform X3: protein MFAAVEHGPVLCSDSNILCLSWKGRVPKSEKEKPVCRKRYYEEGWLATGNGRGVVGVTFTSSHRRRDRTTPQRINFNLRGHNSEVVLVRWNEPFQKLATCDTDGGIFVWIQYEGRWSVELVNDRGAQVSDFTWSHDGAQALISYRDGFVLVGSVSGQRHWSSEINLESQITCGIWTPDDQQVLFGTADGQVIVMDCHGRMLAHILLHESDGIVCMSWNYPNFLVEDRSESDTDSDDYPPPKVHNMKPLLTVSFTSGDISLMNNYDDLSPTLIRTRLKDVMIQWCSQGDLLAVAGMERGVLAPDPSGLHPVRNAIVKFYNVRGEHIYTLDTPAQRPITTLCWGHRDSRLFLACGPALYVVRVEHRVAGLQLLCQQGIASALREEKDAAKLVIPARLCSYVTAAFAPTIKPPIPDPNNMRDFVSYPTAGNERLHCTMKRTEDNPEVGGPCYTLYLEYLGGLVPILKGRRISKLRPEFVIMDPKTDGKAVGSSTFSPNEVYSNTLISSMIDSCNCSDSSDIELSDDWVGKKSPKISRGSKSPKLPRINIDPRKSPKLSRATQEISRSPRLPIRKPSIGSPSLTRREFPLDDITQHNYLAQVTSNIWGTKFKIVGLAAFLPTNLGAVIYKTSLLHLQPRQMTVYLPEVRKISMDYINLPVFSPNVFSEDEDDLPAAGTTVSDVNNPPCSVNIPIAPIHSPAQAMSPTQSIGLVQSLLANQNVQLDVLSRPMASPDGATAGGSDQGQTAQYAVSARYSSPGQVIFGGVDTGHLMGGSSSHHPQQIQPQQSRHQQQQQQQQQLQQQQQQLQQQQQQLQQQQQQQLQQQQQQLQQQQHQLQQQQQQQQVQQHQQHLHQNHQQQHLKQQYQQQHLQQNHQPPQHQQLQHQQQHQQQQYQQPHQQQQHQHQQYQQQLQQQQLQHHHQQLQQQQMLQQIQQMQQQQQHQQQLQQHMQQQHLQQQHIQHIQQQLQQQQQQQQLQQQQQLQQQHQHLQQQQQMQAHQQQQNPQMQQQLQQHQVQAQMPASSLSSAQSPGAALHLLQPVALQIQIPHLPADVAVERGGHGVEHEHLLKIKAGRPAPQLAEGDTVVFSAPLELSKMNPPPPYPGTVAAAAAAAASSGGAPQHGDLGMKKSDFPQYPSGPPPSGNTPYPTPLGYERITTFDSSGNVEEVCRPRTRLICNQNVYTLQSPGSSATLRVTSSSSAEGKKIQLPYSSATLNRLTVPRYSIPSGDPPPYPDPANQNNAASRNPGQRLDSNLIHATLRRNSREAALKVSQILDQPRPLPPKAKNSAPLAASYQQRAPTALYTCSQCSSGSSIGGPAPGSTNGIAGGTIIRQDFPPGNGAPHSTVIVHSNSTTLLASQSSYSLLGALDGPGAGSGSGRDRTDYINSAFTEDENLNQSLRHLALGGADMSDLVVKRPPPYQWEPATTDEVWVPQERTATLTPTGPPGAHKPPPLILGPAQHLDISRLPFILSPKSPTSASVASFHAAAVAAGYQISLQYTPATSYSGPQMQPIPGSPRPCSSPKEMVAPVPLPQQDAALVVPPGYTANLANLTCCPLPPMYPGGSSCGRLPIPPIALHAPWGTYSPCPPVPGPAAPLPLPPKASQLAAFEKNAYAVPAPATLPPAVPPSPPPPPPPPPTTSSLPPAESQSHMGAPEAMAADAGEMFQEVLSLTESPAPQRSDKFGKKNRKRTDGRQDEAPPPLGEGGKSKKEGRALGDFNSLISSPRLGSRDKKKLKGQKEQQLKAKKLSKAAGNSEFQDSSESEPELFISGDELLNQSGKKGWKSKRSLRAASELEELKCRKANEKEDRGLGSQGFVYVMANKQPLWNEATQVYQLDFGGRVTQESAKNFQIELEGRQVMQFGRIDGNAYILDFQYPFSAVQAFAVALANVTQRLK from the exons ATGTTCGCCGCTGTCGAGCATGGACCTGTTCTCTGCAGCGACTCAAATATCCTTTGCCTGTCGTGGAAGGGACGGGTGCCCAAGAGCGAGAAGGAAAAGCCGGTGTGTAGGAAGCGCTACTACGAAGAGGGATGGCTCGCTACAGGCAACGGGAGAGGCGTAGTCGGTGTCACGTTCACGTCAAGCCACCGCAGAAGGGACCGCACAACACCGCAAAGAATCAACTTCAACCTCAGAGGACACAATAGTGAG GTGGTTCTGGTGCGCTGGAATGAGCCCTTCCAGAAGCTGGCCACCTGTGACACGGACGGGGGCATCTTCGTGTGGATCCAGTACGAGGGCCGCTGGTCTGTGGAGCTGGTCAACGACCGTGGAGCTCAG GTGAGCGACTTCACCTGGTCCCACGATGGCGCCCAGGCGCTGATTTCCTACCGAGACGGCTTTGTCCTGGTGGGCTCGGTCAGCGGCCAGAGGCACTGGTCCTCCGAAATCAACCTGGAGAGCCAGATCACCTGTGGCATCTGGACCCCGGATGACCAGCAG GTGTTGTTTGGCACGGCGGATGGACAGGTGATCGTGATGGACTGCCACGGCCGAATGCTGGCACATATCCTTCTGCACGAGTCTGACGGCATCGTGTGCATGTCCTGGAACTACCCCAACTTTCTGGTGGAGGACCGCAGTGAGAGCGACACAGACTCGGACGACTACCCCCCGCCCAAAG TGCATAACATGAAACCACTGCTTACGGTCAGCTTCACCTCGGGGGACATCAGCCTGATGAACAACTATGATGACCTCTCCCCAACCCTCATCAGAACCCGcctcaaag aTGTGATGATCCAGTGGTGCTCCCAGGGGGACCTCCTGGCCGTGgcggggatggagaggggggtgCTTGCTCCCGACCCCTCCGGTCTGCACCCGGTCAGGAACGCCATCGTCAAGTTCTACAACGTCCGCGGGGAACATATCTACACACTGGACACGCCGGCCCAG CGGCCCATCACCACGCTGTGCTGGGGCCACCGGGACTCGCGTCTGTTCCTGGCATGCGGCCCAGCGCTGTACGTGGTGCGCGTGGAGCACCGTGTGGCCGGCCTGCAGCTGCTGTGCCAGCAGGGCATCGCCTCGGCGCTCCGGGAGGAGAAGGACGCCGCCAAGCTGGTCATCCCCGCCCGCCTGTGCTCCTATGTCACGGCCGCCTTCGCACCCACCATCAag CCGCCCATCCCGGACCCAAACAACATGCGTGACTTTGTGAGCTACCCCACTGCCGGCAACGAGCGGCTGCACTGCACCATGAAGCGCACAGAGGACAACCCCGAGGTGGGCGGGCCCTGCTACACGCTGTACCTGGAGTACCTGGGGGGCCTGGTGCCCATCCTGAAGGGCCGGCGCATCAGCAAGCTGCGCCCCGAGTTCGTCATCATGGACCCAAAGACGGACGGGAAAGCAG TTGGCAGTTCTACATTCAGCCCCA ATGAGGTCTACAGCAACACACTGATCTCTTCCATGATTGACAGCTGTAACTGCTCAGACTCCAGCGACATAGAGCTTAGCGATGACTGGGTTGGCAAGAAATCCCCAAAGATCTCCAGAGGCAGCAAATCCCCCAAACTTCCCAG GATAAACATCGATCCAAGAAAGTCCCCCAAACTGTCCCGCGCAACGCAAGAGATCTCAAGGTCGCCAAGGTTACCCATACGGAAGCCCTCCATTGGCTCTCCCAGTCTCACACGGAGAGAATTTCCGCTAGATGACATCACACAG CATAATTACCTTGCTCAGGTCACATCAAATATCTGGGGAACCAAGTTCAAGATCGTGGGGCTGGCTGCGTTCCTGCCCACCAACCTCGGCGCAG TCATCTACAAGAccagcctcctccacctgcagccgCGCCAGATGACCGTCTACCTGCCCGAGGTCCGCAAGATCTCCATGGACTACATCAACCTCCCGGTCTTCAGTCCCAACGTCTTcagcgaggacgaggacgacctCCCTGCTGCAGGCACCACCGTCTCCGACGTCAACAACCCGCCCTGCAGCGTCAACATCCCCATCGCCCCCATCCACAGCCCCGCCCAGGCCATGTCCCCCACCCAAAGCATCGGCCTGGTCCAGTCCCTCCTAGCCAATCAGAACGTCCAGCTGGATGTCCTCTCCCGCCCCATGGCCAGCCCCGACGGGGCCACTGCGGGGGGCTCGGACCAGGGCCAGACAGCCCAGTACGCAGTCTCAGCCCGGTACTCCAGTCCAGGGCAGGTCATCTTTGGAGGGGTCGATACTGGTCACCTCATGGGGGGGTCGTCCTCCCATCACCCACAGCAAATACAGCCGCAGCAAAGTCGccatcaacaacagcaacaacagcaacagcaacttcaacaacagcaacagcaacttcaacaacagcagcagcaacttcaacaacaacagcagcagcaacttcaacaacagcagcagcaacttcaacaacagcagcatcaacttcaacaacagcagcagcagcaacaggttcaacagcatcaacaacatCTTCATCAAAACCATCAACAGCAGCATCTTAAACAACAGTACCAACAACAGCATCTTCAGCAAAACCATCAACCGCCCCAACATCAACAGCTTCAACAccaacaacagcatcaacaacaacagtaccaacaaccgcatcaacaacaacaacaccaacaccaacagtaCCAACAGCAACTGCAGCAACAACAGCTTCAGCACCATCATCAACAGCTCCAACAGCAGCAGATGCTGCAGCAGATCCAGcaaatgcagcagcagcagcagcaccaacagcagctccagcagcacatgcagcagcagcatctgcagcagcagcacataCAACACATACAGCAGCAgctgcaacaacaacagcagcagcagcagctgcagcaacagcagcagctgcagcaacagcatcagcacctgcaacaacagcaacaaatgCAAgcacatcagcagcagcagaatcCTCAAATGCAACAGCAGCTACAGCAGCATCAAGTCCAAGCTCAGATGCCTGCATCGTCGCTGTCATCTGCTCAGTCTCCAGGTGCAGCCCTGCACCTGCTGCAGCCGGTTGCCCTGCAGATCCAGATCCCTCATCTGCCGGCGGACGTGGCGGTCGAGAGAGGTGGGCACGGGGTCGAACACGAGCACCTGCTGAAGATCAAGGCCGGCCGCCCCGCCCCGCAGCTGGCTGAGGGCGACACGGTGGTGTTCAGTGCGCCCCTAGAGCTCAGCAAGATGAACCCCCCGCCCCCTTATCCAGGGACggtggcggcagcagcagcggcagcggccTCCTCCGGCGGAGCTCCTCAGCACGGAGACCTGGGCATGAAGAAGTCGGACTTCCCTCAGTATCCCTCGGGCCCGCCGCCATCGGGGAACACGCCGTACCCCACGCCCCTAGGCTACGAGCGAATCACCACCTTTGACAGCAGTGGCAACGTGGAGGAGGTGTGTCGGCCCAGAACCCGGCTCATCTGCAACCAGAACGTCTACACGCTGCAGAGCCCCGGCAGCTCAGCCACACTCAGGgtcacctcctcatcctcagccGAGGGCAAGAAGATCCAGCTACCCTACTCCTCCGCTACCCTCAATAGACTCACTGTTCCGCGGTACTCCATACCAAGTGGAGATCCGCCCCCTTACCCAGACCCGGCCAATCAGAACAATGCTGCCAGTAGGAACCCGGGACAGAGACTGGACAGCAACCTCATCCATGCCACTCTCAGGCGGAATAGCCGAGAGGCCGCTCTCAAGGTCTCCCAGATCCTAGACCAACCGAGACCCCTGCCCCCTAAAGCCAAGAACAGTGCCCCGCTGGCCGCCTCCtaccagcagagggcgcccACCGCCCTGTACACCTGCAGCCAGTGTAGCAGTGGATCCAGCATTGGGGGTCCGGCTCCAGGCAGCACCAACGGCATCGCTGGGGGGACAATCATCAGGCAGGACTTCCCTCCTGGGAACGGGGCTCCGCACAGCACAGTGATTGTCCACTCCAACAGCACTACGTTGCTGGCCTCTCAGTCCTCCTACAGCCTGCTGGGTgccctggacgggcccggggctGGAAGTGGGAGCGGCCGGGACAGGACCGACTACATCAACTCTGCCTTCACCGAGGACGAGAACCTCAACCAGTCCCTGAGGCATCTGGCACTGGGAGGAGCTGACATGTCTGATTTGGTGGTCAAGCGACCCCCTCCCTATCAGTGGGAGCCAGCCACCACAGATGAGGTGTGGGTACCTCAAGAACGGACAGCAACTCTGACCCCCACAGGGCCCCCAGGAGCCCACAAACCACCTCCCCTCATCCTGGGCCCAGCTCAGCACCTAGACATTTCCAGGCTTCCGTTCATCCTTTCTCCAAAGTCCCCCACCAGCGCCAGCGTTGCGTCGTTCCATGCCGCAGCGGTCGCCGCCGGTTACCAGATCTCTCTCCAGTACACCCCGGCTACATCCTACTCAGGGCCACAGATGCAGCCCATCCCTGGGTCCCCtcgtccctgctcctctcctaaGGAGATGGTGGCCCCGGTGCCTCTCCCACAGCAGGACGCCGCCCTGGTCGTACCGCCCGGCTACACGGCCAACCTGGCCAACCTCACCTGCTGTCCTCTTCCGCCCATGTACCCCGGAGGCAGCTCGTGTGGCAggctccccatccctcccatcGCCCTCCATGCCCCCTGGGGTACGTACAGCCCCTGTCCCCCTGTGCCCGGCCCTGCTGCGCCTCTGCCCCTGCCCCCTAAGGCCTCGCAATTGGCGGCCTTTGAGAAAAACGCTTACGCGGTTCCTGCCCCGGCTACCCTTCCACCAGcggttcctccttctcctcctcctcctcctcctcctcctccgactacCTCCTCTCTGCCCCCAGCAGAGTCTCAGAGCCATATGGGGGCCCCGGAGGCCATGGCGGCAGACGCCGGGGAGATGTTCCAGGAGGTCCTCTCCCTCACTGAGAGCCCTGCGCCACAGCGCTCCGACAAGTTCGGCAAGAAGAACCGCAAACGGACGGACGGGCGGCAGGACGAGGCGCCGCCGCCCCTCGGCGAGGGGGGCAAGTCCAAGAAGGAGGGCCGCGCGCTCGGGGACTTCAACTCGCTCATCTCCAGCCCACGTCTGGGCAGCAGGGACAAGAAGAAGCTGAAGGGACAGAAAGAGCAGCAGCTGAAGGCCAAGAAGCTGAGCAAGGCGGCGGGCAACAGCGAGTTCCAGGACAGCTCGGAGAGCGAGCCCGAACTGTTCATCAGCGGTGACGAGCTGCTGAACCAGAGCGGGAAGAAGGGCTGGAAGAGCAAGCGGAGCCTGCGGGCCGCCAGCGAGCTGGAGGAGCTCAAGTGTCGCAAGGCCAACGAGAAGGAGGACCGAGGACTGGGCAGCCAGGGCTTTGTGTACGTCATGGCCAACAAACAGCCACTGTGGAACGAAGCCACCCAGGTGTACCAGCTGGACTTTGGGGGGCGCGTCACACAAGAGTCGGCCAAGAACTTCCAGATTGAACTGGAAGGGCgacag GTGATGCAGTTTGGCAGAATCGATGGCAATGCCTACATCCTGGATTTCCAGTATCCCTTCTCTGCTGTGCAAGCCTTTGCTGTGGCTTTGGCCAACGTCACCCAACGCCTCAAATGA